From the Streptomyces pluripotens genome, one window contains:
- a CDS encoding GNAT family N-acetyltransferase has protein sequence MYAISLGDDGAELVPLEVWHAEELLASIDRGREFIGRHVGLPDVVSDLDGARAWLTSYAGKRAADGGGVHGIRLDGKLVGGLLFRVWDTPSGVCEAGCWLEPAAAGRGLVTRGMRVLLDWAFEERRMHRVEWHVSSANEPSINVARRLGMTREGVLRENYPHRGVRTSTEIWAVLAPEWRAARGHASHTSHGGIPQEHSERTARPAAAD, from the coding sequence ATGTACGCGATATCCCTGGGTGACGACGGTGCCGAACTCGTGCCTCTGGAGGTCTGGCACGCAGAGGAACTGCTTGCCAGCATCGACCGGGGACGCGAGTTCATCGGCCGGCACGTCGGGCTGCCGGACGTGGTCTCCGATCTGGACGGCGCCCGGGCCTGGCTGACGTCGTACGCCGGCAAACGCGCCGCCGACGGTGGTGGCGTGCACGGGATCCGGCTGGACGGCAAACTCGTCGGCGGGCTGTTGTTCCGGGTCTGGGACACCCCGAGCGGGGTCTGCGAGGCCGGCTGCTGGCTGGAACCCGCGGCGGCCGGGCGCGGGCTGGTCACGCGCGGGATGCGGGTGCTGCTCGACTGGGCCTTCGAAGAGCGCCGTATGCATCGGGTGGAATGGCACGTGTCGTCCGCCAACGAGCCCAGCATCAACGTGGCCCGGCGGCTCGGCATGACCCGTGAGGGCGTGCTGCGCGAGAACTACCCGCACCGCGGCGTGCGCACCAGCACGGAGATCTGGGCGGTGCTCGCCCCCGAGTGGCGCGCCGCACGCGGACATGCCTCGCACACCAGCCATGGGGGGATCCCCCAAGAGCATTCCGAGCGCACTGCCCGGCCCGCCGCGGCCGACTGA